The window GGTCGGCCAGGACCGCCCATGGGACGTCGCCCTGGCCGACGTCGGCGGCCGTCGCGCCGAGGTCCTTCAGGCGCGCGATCAACTCCGTCTGATGGGCCACGGAGGTGGTGGCGAGATCGATGTGCGCGCGGTACTTCACCGTTTCGGGGTCTGGGACGGTGACGACATCGACGCAGACCGCGACAGGGTCCGGCCAGGCAAAGCCCACGGGTTCAATGTTGGTAACACCGGGTCCCTCGCTGGAAACACCCCAGCCGAGCGCCTCCGCCCAGAACCGGCCGAGCGCCGCGTCATCCCGAGCCTTGAAATTCACCTGGACAAGTCGCAGTGCCATGCCGCCAACCCTATGACAGCGGATGAACGGGATGAACCACGTGCCGTTGGCTCAGCTGGCGACAATGGGCAGGTCGAGGACCTCGCCGAATTACCCAATGCCCTGGGTAGGCGTGGAGGCGGTGGTTGTCTCGGGTTTGGTGTGGAGGACCTCACGGGCCTGTTCGGCGGCGCGGGTGATGCTTTCGCTGATGAAGTCGAGGAAGCGGGCGATGTTCTCCAGTCGGGCGGCGGCTGGGGTGTGGGGGCCGAGGACGGCGACGCCCTTGCGTGCGGTTTCGACGAGCTGGTCGTTGGATCGGGCGCTGGCGATCGTCGCCTGGTAGAAGAGCTCGTCGTCGACGATGTAGCGGTCGCGGCGGCGTTCGTCACGCTCCCGGCGTACCAGGCTCTGGCTTTCCAGGAAGGTGATCGCCTTGGAGATGGACGCCGGGCTGACCTGGAGGCGCTGGGCGAGCTGGGACGCGGTGAGGCTGCCCGCGTCGACGGTGAACAGGCAGGTCAGCACCCGGGCTGCCATCTTGGACAGGCCCGAGGCCATGAGGACGGTGGTGAGCGTCTCCTCGTACTCGGCCACGGCCCCGGCGTCGCGTCCGTGCGGCTGAGGGGCCGACTCCGTCCCGTGGGTGGAGACCGGCCCGCGCCGCTGGGCGCGGCGTTCGGTGGCGCGGTGGGCCAGGTCGGCGCGGTAGGCGGTGGGGCCGCCGTTGCGCAGCACCTCACGCGTGATCGTCGAGGTCGGGCGGTCGAGGCGCCGGGCGATCTCGGCGTAGGGGAGGCTGTCGGCCAGCCCCAGCGCGATCCGCTGGCGTTCCTGCTGGGTGAGCCTGCCTCCCGGCATCGCGATCTCCCTGGTGGTCCCCCGTGGTGGTCCCTACCGCCCCACCATAGCGTTCACTTCCCATCCATTGCAATGATCGGGCGAGCGGTCGTTGCGTTTGCGACAAGGTAGTTGCAACGATTAACTGCCATCTACCTGCGGAAATGCAGATCTGATGCAACGATCGTGTTGCCGATACTCGGAAAGCAACGTAGCGTTTGCGGTGTCAGAAACCACGAGCGAGCACGGGAGAGCACGATGCAGAAGTTCGACACCCCCGCCCCGATCTCCGCCGTCCTGGACATCCCCGCCGGACGCATCCAGCTCATCGCTGCCGACCGCGCCGACACCACCGTCGAGGTCCTGCCCGCCGACCCCTCCAGGAGCCGCGACGTCCAGGCCGCCGAGCAGGCCACCGTCGCCTACGCCGACGGCGTCCTGCGGATCCACGCCCCTGAGTCCGGGAAGCAGCTGTTCGGCTCGCCTGGATCCCTGGAGGTCACCGTCCAGCTGCCCGCCGGCTCCCGCGTCGAGGCGAAGACCGCCAGCTGCGAGCTGCGCGGTGTCGGCCGCCTCGGCGACGTCGCCTTCGAGGGCGCATACCGTCACATCAAGATCGACGAGGCCGCGAGCGTCCGCCTCACCGCGATCGACGGCGACGTCGAGGTCGGCCGGCTGGGTGGCCCCGCGCAGATCAGCACCACGCGGGGCGGCATCCGGATCGCCGAGGCCGTGCGTGGCACGGTCGTGCTCCGCACCCAGTCCGGCGACATCTCGGTCGCCGCCGCCGCCGGCGTGTCGGCCACCCTGGACGCCGGCACCGGCCACGGCCGCACCAGCAACACCCTCAAGAACAACGGCACCGCCGAGCTCGACATCCGCGCCACCACCGCCCACGGCGACATCACCGCCCGCAGCCTCTAGCAGGGGCGACGGGCGGCACCGTCCTGGCCGCCGACTCAGGGGTGGCCGGTCTCCGGCAGATCCACGGTGTTGTGGCGGTGCTGGATCTTCCAGCCGTCGGGCGTGCGTACGTGCCGGCTGTAGTGGTGCCCGAACCAGACGACCCGCGTGAGCCCGTCGTCCTGGGTGCGGCCGACTCCGTAGAGCATGGTGGAGCTGGCGGTGTCGCCGTCGATGGTGATCCGGGGGTTCATCTCCATGTGGATCACCGCCGGCGGGTTCTTCGCCATCACCGCGGCGAGCATCTCCTTGATCGCGGCTCGGCCGCGGGCGGTCCGGCCCGTGCTCATCTCGAACTCGCCGTCCTCGGCCCAGAGCTCGGCCCAGGCGTCGAGGTCACGGGTGTCGAGCAGCTCGCCGTAGTCGATCAGGCTCTGCAGGATCTCCTCCCGGTCCTCCAGCAACTGCACGCGCTCTTCGAGGCTCATCTTGCTTCTGGTCATGGTGCGTAGCTTGACGAACGAATTTGCACTCGGTCAAGAACTTGCCTCGACGGTAGATCGCCGGCACCGTGTCGTCGCGGTCGCGAATCCGGTCAGATCGCGACCGCGACGACACGCCTGCGGCGATCATGAGGCTGGCGTGGCGCCAGGCCTGGAGGGGTGTCCGGAGTCCGTCCTCCTCGGCCGTCACCGACTGGTCGTCCTGGCACCGGTGGTTTCGACGGCCGGTGAGACCGGTGCTCCCCGCGCATGACACCTGACGGACAGGCGTTATAGAAGCGCTGAATCGGGCAACCCGGGTGACAGGGTGGCGCTTCCGCGCACACCAGTCAGATCGACCCAGGTGAAGGGGCCGACATGTGGAGCCGAACGATAACGGCAGCGGCGGTCTCATTGTGTGCCGTGTTCGCGGTCGCGGGCTGCGACCCCCTCAGCGACACGTCAGATGGCGCGGGAACCAGCCCGTCGGGGACGGCGACGCCCGGCGGACCGACGACGACGAGCGAGGGCCCGTTCGCCATGCCGGCGTCGGGTTGTGACCTGGTCGACGCGGCGTCGGTGCAGCGGGTCGCGGGCCGTGGGTCGGTGACGCTGACCCCGATGGGCGGTTCGCCGACCGGCTCCGACCGGACCGTGCTGACCTGCGCGTTCACCGACGGGGCGGTTCCGGTCGGGCTGCTGACCGTCGATGTCCGTTCGCCCGGCGAGAACAGGTCCGCCGGTGAGGAGCTCGACGCCTCGGTCGCCGGCAGCCTGTACAAGTCCAGCACGACGGAGCCGGTCTCCGACCTG of the Pseudofrankia saprophytica genome contains:
- a CDS encoding helix-turn-helix domain-containing protein — protein: MPGGRLTQQERQRIALGLADSLPYAEIARRLDRPTSTITREVLRNGGPTAYRADLAHRATERRAQRRGPVSTHGTESAPQPHGRDAGAVAEYEETLTTVLMASGLSKMAARVLTCLFTVDAGSLTASQLAQRLQVSPASISKAITFLESQSLVRRERDERRRDRYIVDDELFYQATIASARSNDQLVETARKGVAVLGPHTPAAARLENIARFLDFISESITRAAEQAREVLHTKPETTTASTPTQGIG
- a CDS encoding nuclear transport factor 2 family protein, with amino-acid sequence MTRSKMSLEERVQLLEDREEILQSLIDYGELLDTRDLDAWAELWAEDGEFEMSTGRTARGRAAIKEMLAAVMAKNPPAVIHMEMNPRITIDGDTASSTMLYGVGRTQDDGLTRVVWFGHHYSRHVRTPDGWKIQHRHNTVDLPETGHP
- a CDS encoding DUF4097 family beta strand repeat-containing protein — encoded protein: MQKFDTPAPISAVLDIPAGRIQLIAADRADTTVEVLPADPSRSRDVQAAEQATVAYADGVLRIHAPESGKQLFGSPGSLEVTVQLPAGSRVEAKTASCELRGVGRLGDVAFEGAYRHIKIDEAASVRLTAIDGDVEVGRLGGPAQISTTRGGIRIAEAVRGTVVLRTQSGDISVAAAAGVSATLDAGTGHGRTSNTLKNNGTAELDIRATTAHGDITARSL